The nucleotide sequence CCTTGGATTCCCCTGTAGCAGAGAGATTCAGATTCTCCTCTTCATACTATTCTTCATCATCTACATCCTAACCCTTATAGGAAATGGATCTATCATCTGTGCTGTGCACAGGGATGAACGCCTTCACAACCCCATGTACATCCTCTTGGCCAACTTCTCTTTCCTAGAGATCTGGTATGTCACTTCTACTGTCCCCAATATGTTGGTCAACTTTCTCTCTAAGACCAAGATTATCTCCTTCTCTGGATGCTTCCTCCAGTTCTACTTCTTCTTCTCTTTAGGTACTACAGAATGCTTTTTTCTGGCCGTTATGGCATTTGATCGGTATCTGGCCATCTGCCGACCTCTGCATTATCCTACCATCATGACAGGACATCTCTGTACCTGTCTGGTGGTCAACTGCTGGGTATTTGGTTTCCTCTGGTTCCTAGTTCctatcatcttcatttcccaGATGTCCTTCTGTGGCTCCAAGATTATTGACCACTTTCTATGTGATCCAGGCCCACTGCTAGCTCTTACCTGCACCAGAGCCCCTTTGATAGAGTTTACCTGTTCTATCTTGAGTTCTTTGCTCCTGTTTGCACCCTTTCTCTATATCATGGGAACTTATGCCTTGGTCCTGAGAGCTGTGTTGAGAGTTCCTTCAGCTGCAGGTCGCCGT is from Gracilinanus agilis isolate LMUSP501 chromosome 2, AgileGrace, whole genome shotgun sequence and encodes:
- the LOC123236075 gene encoding olfactory receptor 11G2-like codes for the protein MNISNTYNGSSNTDGFILLGFPCSREIQILLFILFFIIYILTLIGNGSIICAVHRDERLHNPMYILLANFSFLEIWYVTSTVPNMLVNFLSKTKIISFSGCFLQFYFFFSLGTTECFFLAVMAFDRYLAICRPLHYPTIMTGHLCTCLVVNCWVFGFLWFLVPIIFISQMSFCGSKIIDHFLCDPGPLLALTCTRAPLIEFTCSILSSLLLFAPFLYIMGTYALVLRAVLRVPSAAGRRKAFSTCGSHLAVVSLFYGSVMVMYVKPTSGHEAATQKTVTLFYSVVTPFLNPLIYSLRNKEMKDALNKFLRI